From Lentimicrobium sp. L6, the proteins below share one genomic window:
- a CDS encoding cache domain-containing protein produces MKDSDQKNHSTKGSKKIDKRILFNTLLVFGPIFLLVLLGSIFILKTQESLEIKLIKDVETSIVDNKLKNIEEEIGHVIHDLLILKSNRSIEKYWEFQNEEFVNDLSDEILSIVEYQQVYDQCRIIDIHGVEVIRVNYNKGEPVLAPKNQLQNKADRYYFKDAIKLNKGEVFVSSMDLNIENGEIELPLKPMIRIATPIFDNDDEKKGIIIFNFFGDRILHQLGDSTNSMVYSEVMLLNSKGYYLQGPSPEKEWGFMFDGKKDITFQYDLKNEWEEICDNEAS; encoded by the coding sequence ATGAAAGATAGTGATCAGAAAAACCATAGTACTAAAGGATCTAAAAAAATTGATAAGAGGATACTATTTAATACCCTTCTTGTTTTTGGACCTATCTTTTTGCTGGTGCTACTGGGTTCTATTTTTATACTAAAGACTCAAGAAAGCCTAGAAATAAAGCTTATCAAAGATGTCGAAACAAGTATAGTTGACAATAAACTTAAAAATATTGAAGAAGAAATAGGACATGTGATCCACGATCTTTTGATTTTAAAATCTAATAGATCTATTGAGAAATATTGGGAATTTCAAAATGAAGAATTTGTTAACGATTTAAGTGATGAAATTCTAAGTATTGTTGAATATCAACAGGTATATGATCAGTGTAGGATTATTGATATTCATGGTGTAGAAGTTATTAGAGTCAATTATAATAAAGGCGAACCCGTCCTCGCTCCTAAGAATCAACTTCAAAACAAAGCTGATCGATATTATTTTAAAGATGCCATTAAATTAAATAAAGGAGAGGTTTTTGTTTCTTCCATGGATCTGAATATTGAAAATGGGGAGATAGAATTGCCATTAAAACCAATGATTCGTATCGCTACACCCATATTCGACAATGATGATGAAAAAAAGGGAATCATAATATTTAACTTTTTTGGAGATAGAATCCTACACCAACTTGGAGATAGTACAAATTCTATGGTATATAGTGAAGTAATGCTATTGAATTCTAAGGGTTATTATTTGCAAGGGCCCTCTCCCGAAAAAGAATGGGGCTTTATGTTTGATGGTAAGAAGGATATTACCTTTCAATATGATTTAAAAAATGAATGGGAAGAAATTTGTGATAATGAGGCTTCTTAG
- a CDS encoding ABC transporter permease: protein MKSPGYSCYFYSEEEEPAANILKTLVFGKREYRSELAISSYKIQNDSIHLLVIDPLLANNKEILSFLVQDKAKTFITEHIARKVFWLGTDQFGRDVLSRLIIGLRISLSVGFISVLISLLIGVSLGAIAGYYGRWVDQLVMWFINVIWSLPSLLLIIAISFALGKGFWQMFIAIGLSMWVEVARVVRGQVMSIKQNEYIEAAHALAYSNTRIITKHILPNIWGPVIVISAANFSTAILVEAGLSFLGLGVTPPIPSLGGMIRESYIGIFFGYPWLSFFPGMLIVSIVFSFMMIGRILKRYI from the coding sequence ATGAAATCGCCCGGATATTCCTGTTATTTCTATTCAGAAGAGGAAGAACCGGCTGCCAATATCTTAAAAACCCTAGTTTTTGGAAAAAGGGAATATCGCTCGGAGCTGGCCATTTCTTCTTATAAAATACAAAATGACTCTATTCATCTTTTAGTCATCGATCCCCTTTTGGCCAATAATAAAGAAATATTGAGTTTTCTAGTCCAAGATAAAGCCAAAACTTTCATTACCGAGCATATTGCAAGGAAAGTATTTTGGCTAGGAACCGACCAATTCGGAAGAGATGTATTAAGCCGCTTAATCATTGGTTTAAGAATCAGTTTATCGGTAGGCTTTATTTCAGTATTAATTTCTTTATTAATTGGAGTCAGCCTTGGTGCCATTGCTGGATATTATGGCAGATGGGTCGATCAATTAGTGATGTGGTTTATCAATGTCATTTGGTCTTTACCCTCCTTATTGCTCATCATTGCCATTAGTTTTGCATTAGGAAAAGGATTTTGGCAAATGTTTATTGCCATTGGCTTAAGCATGTGGGTGGAAGTAGCGAGAGTAGTTAGAGGACAAGTGATGTCCATCAAGCAGAATGAGTATATTGAGGCTGCTCATGCTTTGGCTTATTCCAATACTAGGATCATCACCAAGCATATCCTACCAAATATATGGGGTCCCGTGATTGTGATTTCTGCAGCCAATTTTTCTACAGCCATATTAGTAGAAGCAGGATTAAGTTTCTTAGGTTTAGGTGTAACTCCTCCCATTCCAAGTTTGGGTGGAATGATTCGAGAATCTTATATAGGTATCTTTTTTGGATATCCATGGCTTTCCTTTTTTCCTGGAATGCTTATTGTTTCTATAGTTTTCTCATTTATGATGATAGGCCGTATACTAAAAAGGTATATATAG
- a CDS encoding sensor histidine kinase KdpD: protein MKSKDYYWKIVSFVPIEVIEDKFIYRRIWVAVLIILFSLGLLFVSWRLAEAQYYRRLAMQSLKISNESKDRLFSIIAHDLKGPFSSLLGFSNMLEEELNEGDLSNVKKYSSTLNTTLTKTYYLLINLLDWSSSQTNRISFVPEKFCFNDLVDEIFHFLDLQAQDKEIVLKRIIDGQIFISSDRNMMSTVIRNLISNAIKYSNKGEIELKAYFINNDLYCSIKDCGTGISKEKMNTLFQISEIESIPGTNNEKGTGLGLMLCKEFIEKQNGEIGVESELGSGSVFWFRIPNSEA from the coding sequence ATGAAATCTAAAGACTATTATTGGAAAATTGTTTCTTTTGTACCAATTGAGGTTATTGAAGATAAGTTTATTTATAGAAGAATCTGGGTCGCCGTGCTTATTATACTATTTTCTTTGGGTCTTTTATTTGTTTCATGGAGATTAGCCGAAGCTCAATACTACAGACGTTTGGCCATGCAGTCTTTGAAAATTAGTAATGAATCAAAAGACAGGTTGTTTTCAATAATAGCACACGATTTAAAAGGCCCTTTTAGTTCCTTATTGGGATTTAGTAATATGCTCGAAGAAGAGCTAAATGAAGGTGACCTTTCCAATGTGAAAAAGTATAGTAGTACTTTAAATACTACTTTAACTAAAACATACTACTTGTTAATCAACCTCCTTGATTGGTCGAGCTCTCAAACAAATAGAATAAGTTTTGTCCCTGAAAAATTCTGTTTTAATGACCTTGTCGACGAAATATTTCATTTTCTGGATCTGCAAGCTCAAGATAAAGAAATAGTCCTTAAAAGAATAATTGATGGTCAGATATTCATTTCTTCTGATAGAAATATGATGAGTACAGTTATCAGAAACCTAATATCAAATGCCATAAAATATTCTAATAAAGGTGAAATAGAACTAAAAGCATATTTTATCAATAATGATTTGTATTGTTCTATCAAGGATTGTGGAACAGGAATTTCAAAAGAAAAAATGAATACTCTTTTTCAAATTTCAGAAATAGAAAGTATCCCAGGTACCAATAACGAAAAAGGAACAGGCTTAGGATTGATGCTGTGTAAAGAATTTATAGAAAAACAGAATGGCGAAATTGGAGTGGAGAGCGAACTAGGTAGCGGTTCCGTTTTTTGGTTTCGAATTCCAAATTCTGAAGCTTAG